A window of Gloeocapsopsis sp. IPPAS B-1203 contains these coding sequences:
- a CDS encoding DUF3134 domain-containing protein, producing the protein MRNSALREEPRDQRAAVIPVKNESSLLDWLESSGRLIARDQQEPDYSDDEEEIAGLMDPDDMSYDLDDDDAIEVED; encoded by the coding sequence ATGCGTAATTCTGCTCTACGTGAAGAACCTCGCGATCAACGTGCTGCTGTGATTCCTGTAAAGAATGAATCTTCATTACTCGATTGGTTAGAGTCGTCAGGTCGCTTGATAGCGCGTGACCAACAAGAACCAGACTATTCAGACGATGAAGAAGAAATTGCTGGCTTAATGGACCCAGATGATATGTCTTACGACCTTGATGATGATGATGCTATAGAAGTAGAAGATTAG
- a CDS encoding EAL domain-containing protein, whose product MLPSSSNSHWQCKLPETEIKRLQALCQYQILDTVPEAHFDNITRLAAYICQTPIAAISLVDAQRQWFKSKVGFMATEEPRDITFCAYTIRQAELLVIPDTLADERFATNPFVVGDARIRFYAGAPLITPTGFTLGTLCVLDHVPRKLSCEQIQFLRVLADQVVAQLELRRNLKDLKQSIIERQKSEAKLRHHVFHDELTGLPNRALFMKRLKSAILKKKWETDYLFAVLFIDLDRFKVVNDSLGHMVGDQLLIATARRLKACLRPEDMVARLGGDEFVILLDNIRGISDATDVAERIQKRLSLPCNLSGHEVFTSISIGIALGTTNYHQPEVLLRDADTAMYRAKVLGKARYEVFDIEMHDSVVKLMQLENDLRRAIERQEFQIYYQPIVLVDTGEITGFEALIRWQHPTRGLLNPADFISVAEETGAIVPIGYWVLYEACRQLRTWQSEFSAQPLTISVNLSSKQFSQLDLVEQIIHILQLTNLDARSLKLEITESTIMENAESATAMLLRLRDLGIEIYLDDFGTGYSSLSSLHRFPVDVLKIDRSFISTIQANHEKTKIVQVIMTLAQNLGMDAIAEGIETVEQREQLKILRCRYGQGYLFYQPVDAQTAAAIIAQNKQ is encoded by the coding sequence ATGCTTCCGAGTAGTTCAAACTCACATTGGCAGTGTAAATTACCTGAGACAGAAATTAAACGTTTGCAGGCGCTGTGTCAGTATCAGATTCTAGATACTGTTCCTGAAGCACACTTTGACAACATAACTCGCTTGGCTGCTTACATTTGCCAAACTCCAATTGCTGCAATTAGTTTAGTAGATGCTCAGCGACAGTGGTTTAAATCAAAAGTAGGGTTCATGGCAACTGAAGAACCCCGCGATATTACTTTCTGCGCTTATACTATCCGGCAAGCTGAATTACTAGTTATCCCAGACACTTTAGCTGATGAGCGCTTTGCAACTAACCCTTTTGTGGTTGGTGACGCTCGGATTCGATTTTATGCAGGTGCTCCTTTGATTACTCCCACTGGCTTTACTTTGGGAACTTTATGCGTACTCGATCATGTTCCACGAAAATTAAGTTGCGAACAAATACAATTTCTACGGGTTTTAGCTGACCAAGTCGTGGCACAACTAGAGTTGCGACGTAATTTAAAAGATTTGAAACAAAGCATCATCGAGCGTCAAAAATCAGAAGCAAAACTCCGCCACCATGTCTTTCATGATGAGTTGACAGGTTTGCCGAACCGAGCACTTTTTATGAAGCGGTTGAAATCTGCAATTTTGAAGAAGAAGTGGGAAACAGACTACTTATTTGCTGTGCTTTTTATCGATTTAGATCGTTTTAAGGTTGTTAACGATAGCCTTGGGCATATGGTTGGAGATCAGCTACTGATTGCAACTGCACGCAGATTGAAAGCGTGTTTGCGACCTGAGGACATGGTTGCTCGGCTCGGAGGTGACGAGTTTGTGATTTTGCTTGACAATATTAGGGGTATCAGTGACGCTACTGATGTGGCAGAGCGGATTCAGAAAAGACTATCATTGCCTTGCAACTTGAGTGGGCACGAAGTATTTACTAGCATCAGTATAGGCATTGCTCTGGGCACAACAAATTATCACCAACCGGAAGTCTTGCTCCGCGATGCTGATACGGCAATGTACCGTGCAAAGGTGCTAGGTAAGGCTCGTTACGAAGTCTTTGATATAGAAATGCATGACTCGGTTGTGAAGCTCATGCAACTAGAGAACGATCTCCGACGGGCAATTGAACGTCAGGAGTTCCAGATTTATTACCAGCCAATAGTACTAGTAGACACAGGCGAGATCACTGGGTTTGAAGCGCTAATTCGCTGGCAACATCCAACGCGGGGCTTGCTGAATCCAGCTGATTTTATCTCGGTAGCAGAAGAAACTGGAGCGATCGTCCCGATTGGCTATTGGGTACTTTATGAGGCATGCCGCCAGCTAAGGACATGGCAGTCGGAATTTTCCGCTCAACCCTTAACAATCAGTGTCAATCTCTCCAGCAAACAGTTTTCACAACTAGATCTCGTTGAGCAAATCATTCACATTCTGCAATTAACTAACCTTGATGCACGTAGCTTGAAGCTGGAAATCACTGAAAGCACAATTATGGAGAATGCAGAATCTGCAACTGCCATGCTTTTGCGACTGAGAGACTTGGGCATTGAAATATATTTAGATGACTTTGGTACAGGCTACTCATCCTTGAGTTCTTTACACCGCTTTCCAGTTGATGTGCTCAAAATTGATCGCTCTTTTATCAGCACAATTCAAGCTAATCATGAGAAGACAAAAATTGTTCAAGTCATCATGACACTAGCTCAGAATTTGGGCATGGACGCAATAGCAGAAGGAATAGAAACAGTAGAACAAAGGGAACAGCTTAAAATATTACGGTGTAGGTATGGACAAGGGTACTTATTTTATCAGCCAGTAGACGCACAGACAGCGGCAGCAATAATTGCTCAAAATAAACAATAG
- a CDS encoding MogA/MoaB family molybdenum cofactor biosynthesis protein, translated as MTHQPHPDLTSMTITCAVITVSDTRTVETDKSGQLIKKLLLDAGRNVGAYTIIPDEPRQIQNQLYNLANQVNLDVVICNGGTGIAPRDTTYDAIANLLEKTLPGFGELFRYLSYKEIGSRAIASRAIAGVYQSKLIFALPGSSNAVKLGMQQLILPELVHLVSQIRGDGKK; from the coding sequence ATGACGCATCAGCCGCACCCTGATCTGACTAGTATGACAATCACCTGTGCTGTCATCACAGTAAGTGATACGCGCACTGTTGAAACTGACAAAAGTGGTCAACTAATTAAAAAGCTACTTTTGGATGCCGGTCGTAATGTGGGGGCATATACAATTATTCCAGATGAGCCAAGACAAATTCAAAATCAGTTATACAACCTAGCTAACCAAGTAAATTTGGACGTAGTAATTTGCAATGGTGGTACTGGAATTGCCCCCAGAGATACAACATATGACGCGATCGCAAATCTCCTTGAGAAAACTTTACCTGGCTTTGGAGAGTTATTTCGCTACTTAAGTTACAAAGAAATCGGTTCGCGAGCAATCGCCTCTCGGGCGATCGCTGGAGTATATCAAAGCAAACTGATTTTTGCTCTTCCTGGTTCTTCTAATGCAGTCAAACTAGGAATGCAGCAATTAATTTTGCCCGAACTTGTTCATTTAGTTAGTCAAATAAGAGGAGATGGAAAGAAATAA
- a CDS encoding Rpn family recombination-promoting nuclease/putative transposase, with amino-acid sequence MFDNICKFLVENFSSDFANWLLGKSLTFTKLSPSELSLEPIHADALILLEAEEVVLHLEFQTQPKSDIPFRMIDYRLRVYRRFPLKEMHQVVIYLRQSNSELAQQTTFVLEKTRHEFDVIRLWEQPTSLFLQYPGLLPLAVLSQTSNRVGTLQQVAQEIVKISDQRVQNNVAASAFILAGLVLEKDIIQQVLRRELMQESVTYQASVEEGRAEGLAKGLAKGRAEGRAEGRAEGIQEGIQEGIQEGIRSVAANLLREGLTIEMVARVTGLSVYVVQQLANSINDGGE; translated from the coding sequence ATGTTTGATAATATCTGTAAATTTTTAGTCGAGAATTTTTCTAGCGATTTTGCCAATTGGCTACTCGGAAAATCTCTTACTTTTACTAAATTGAGTCCTTCAGAACTCTCACTAGAACCGATTCATGCTGATGCGTTGATCTTACTGGAAGCAGAAGAAGTTGTACTGCATCTAGAGTTTCAAACTCAACCTAAAAGCGATATTCCATTTCGGATGATTGATTATCGGCTGCGAGTGTATCGGCGCTTTCCTTTGAAGGAGATGCATCAAGTTGTCATTTATCTACGACAATCAAATTCCGAATTAGCACAACAAACAACCTTTGTCCTTGAAAAAACTCGTCATGAATTTGACGTGATTCGCCTGTGGGAACAACCAACAAGTCTATTTCTGCAATATCCAGGCTTATTACCCCTCGCAGTTTTGAGCCAAACGAGTAACCGTGTAGGAACACTACAGCAAGTAGCACAGGAGATCGTTAAAATTTCCGATCAACGCGTGCAAAATAATGTCGCAGCATCAGCATTTATTCTAGCTGGGTTAGTATTAGAGAAAGACATTATACAACAGGTACTGCGGAGGGAACTCATGCAGGAATCAGTAACATATCAAGCTTCGGTAGAAGAGGGACGCGCCGAGGGTCTCGCTAAGGGTCTCGCTAAGGGTCGTGCGGAAGGTCGTGCGGAAGGTCGTGCGGAAGGAATTCAAGAGGGTATACAAGAAGGCATTCAAGAGGGTATTCGATCAGTAGCTGCTAATTTGTTGCGCGAGGGACTTACGATAGAAATGGTGGCACGAGTGACTGGATTATCGGTATATGTAGTGCAGCAGTTGGCAAACAGCATTAATGATGGAGGTGAGTAA
- the mraY gene encoding phospho-N-acetylmuramoyl-pentapeptide-transferase, whose protein sequence is MSITALVLDWIANRLPWQTTSLSLPLIVCGIAAAGIGYGVVPLLVKLKTGQVIREDGPQAHLKKAGTPTMGGVFFIPVAIACAAILSSFTTNVVAVCLLTLGYAAIGWLDDWQILRHKSNKGISPRMKLALQIGFAVLFCLWLWWSQSSNITTVSLPFGYALPLGLLFWLLAVFVMVAESNATNLTDGVDGLAGGTVAIAFLGLGALVASTNPELMIFCACMSGSCLGFLVHNRNPARVFMGDTGSLALGGALAAVGLLSNTLWALFILSGIFFVETLSVMAQVGYYKATKDPNGVGKRLFKMAPLHHHLELSGWSELQVVGVFYLINAILAGVCLWLNKVSI, encoded by the coding sequence ATAAGTATTACGGCACTTGTTCTAGATTGGATTGCAAACCGATTGCCTTGGCAAACTACTTCTCTAAGTTTACCTTTAATTGTTTGTGGAATAGCAGCTGCGGGAATAGGGTATGGTGTTGTTCCATTACTTGTTAAATTAAAAACAGGGCAAGTCATTCGCGAAGATGGTCCTCAAGCTCATTTAAAAAAAGCAGGTACGCCAACAATGGGAGGCGTTTTTTTTATTCCTGTTGCGATCGCATGCGCTGCAATTTTGTCGAGCTTTACAACCAATGTCGTTGCAGTATGTTTGTTGACATTAGGTTATGCAGCGATTGGTTGGCTGGATGATTGGCAAATCTTACGACATAAATCAAATAAAGGCATCTCGCCTCGGATGAAACTTGCGTTACAGATTGGTTTTGCAGTGCTGTTTTGTCTGTGGTTGTGGTGGAGCCAATCGAGCAATATTACTACAGTGAGCTTACCCTTTGGTTATGCGTTGCCGTTAGGTTTGTTATTTTGGCTATTAGCAGTTTTTGTTATGGTTGCCGAAAGTAACGCTACTAACCTGACTGATGGTGTCGATGGCTTAGCTGGCGGAACAGTGGCGATCGCATTTTTAGGTTTGGGTGCTTTAGTTGCTTCTACCAATCCTGAATTGATGATTTTTTGTGCTTGTATGAGTGGTAGCTGTTTAGGATTTTTAGTTCACAATCGTAATCCAGCGCGTGTATTCATGGGAGATACAGGATCGCTGGCTTTAGGTGGTGCATTAGCTGCTGTAGGATTACTTAGCAACACACTTTGGGCACTATTTATTCTTAGTGGAATCTTTTTTGTCGAGACACTTTCAGTCATGGCACAAGTTGGTTATTACAAAGCCACCAAAGATCCTAACGGTGTAGGGAAACGTCTATTCAAGATGGCTCCTTTACATCATCATCTTGAACTATCAGGCTGGTCAGAATTACAAGTAGTAGGGGTGTTTTACTTGATTAATGCAATTTTAGCTGGAGTTTGTTTGTGGTTGAACAAAGTAAGTATTTAG
- the cysS gene encoding cysteine--tRNA ligase, which yields MTLTLYNTLTRRKETFTPLQAGKVQMYYCGVTVYDYCHLGHARACIVWDVVRRYLQWRGYQVKYIQNFTDIDDKILNRARDEGSTMQVVAERYIQAYFEDMDRLNIQRADAYPRATHTLDGIKRLVYELEQKGYAYPADGDVYYAVRQFNTYGKLSGRKLEDLQAGKSDRVNIEDPEYQKKKDPFDFALWKGAKAGEPAWESPWGAGRPGWHIECSAMVRDNLGETIDIHAGGADLIFPHHENEIAQSEAVTGKPLANYWMHNGMVTVDGEKMSKSLGNFITIRELLDRPTDPMAVRLFVLTAQYRKPIDFTDEAIAAATNGWHTLREGLLFGYQYGKQLGFEERGSHLIPEVVQRFQEEVDDDFNFPGGLTVLFELAKDLRREGNILVHQGKTETPPEQLAQQWHTLVTLAQVLGFEARPPIEIESLHTLPEPSHKSSVTVLSNPEIENLIEQRKAARKNRNFAEADRIRNELQNQGITLIDQPGGVTRWHRN from the coding sequence ATGACCCTAACGCTATACAACACACTTACCCGTCGGAAAGAAACCTTTACTCCGCTTCAAGCTGGCAAGGTGCAAATGTATTACTGTGGCGTCACTGTATATGATTACTGCCATTTGGGTCATGCACGGGCGTGTATTGTTTGGGATGTTGTACGTCGATACTTACAATGGCGTGGCTACCAAGTGAAATATATTCAAAATTTTACGGATATTGATGACAAAATTCTCAACCGCGCACGGGATGAAGGCTCAACAATGCAAGTGGTTGCTGAACGCTATATCCAAGCCTATTTTGAGGACATGGATCGGCTAAATATTCAACGCGCAGACGCCTATCCTCGCGCAACACACACGCTAGATGGTATTAAGCGCTTGGTGTACGAATTAGAACAAAAAGGCTATGCCTACCCAGCCGATGGTGATGTTTATTATGCAGTGCGTCAGTTTAATACATATGGTAAGCTTTCGGGGCGTAAGTTAGAAGATTTGCAAGCGGGAAAAAGCGATCGCGTCAATATTGAAGATCCTGAGTACCAAAAGAAAAAAGATCCGTTTGATTTTGCATTGTGGAAAGGTGCAAAAGCCGGAGAACCAGCATGGGAGTCGCCTTGGGGTGCAGGACGTCCTGGTTGGCATATCGAATGTTCGGCGATGGTGCGTGACAATTTGGGCGAGACGATTGATATTCACGCTGGTGGTGCAGATTTAATTTTTCCCCATCATGAAAATGAAATTGCTCAAAGTGAAGCCGTTACAGGTAAACCGTTGGCTAATTACTGGATGCACAATGGCATGGTGACGGTAGATGGCGAAAAAATGTCCAAGTCTCTAGGTAATTTTATCACGATTCGGGAATTGTTAGATCGCCCTACAGATCCAATGGCGGTGCGATTGTTTGTGTTGACAGCGCAGTATCGCAAGCCAATAGATTTTACAGATGAAGCGATCGCCGCCGCGACAAATGGTTGGCACACACTTAGAGAGGGGCTACTGTTTGGCTATCAGTATGGCAAGCAACTAGGATTTGAGGAGCGAGGGAGTCACTTAATACCAGAAGTTGTACAGCGATTTCAAGAAGAAGTTGATGATGATTTTAATTTTCCTGGAGGGTTGACAGTTCTGTTTGAGTTAGCTAAAGATTTACGCCGCGAAGGAAACATCTTAGTGCATCAAGGTAAAACAGAAACTCCGCCAGAACAATTAGCACAACAGTGGCATACGTTGGTGACTTTGGCGCAAGTTTTAGGCTTTGAAGCTAGACCTCCTATAGAAATTGAAAGCTTACATACTTTACCTGAACCCAGTCATAAAAGCTCAGTTACTGTTTTAAGCAATCCTGAAATTGAAAATTTGATTGAACAGCGGAAAGCTGCTCGCAAAAACCGCAATTTTGCTGAGGCGGATCGGATTCGTAATGAACTTCAGAATCAGGGTATCACGTTAATTGACCAGCCTGGCGGTGTAACGCGATGGCATCGCAACTAA
- a CDS encoding AI-2E family transporter produces MASQLNRNRVSVVNLLVIVATGFLVALLWQLRSLLVTVMIAVVIAAAIAPVIEKAEKLRIPRWLAVISVYLTLLAIVIGAGLIIGPTVAEQLQTLVSLIPVYLDNLRTLAENIALRLGTEQPEFIDRFFDTQALTSWIIGSGQQLVVRSYGFTRSVIDGVLSLILALLISGYMVAGRENLIKGIVSLFPQPWDKRLDAQVIPISQRMGGYIQGRVLVSGILGVAITLGLGILGLSEFALALGVIAGFTNLIPFIGPVLGAIPALIVALSQGGLTFVWVLLLFVIIQNLETYVLDPLLVGSSVQVHPLYQLLAVLGGTQVLGIIGAVIVPPWIAGASVLLENLYLQPKRLAEEKEASSENVVKVQSST; encoded by the coding sequence ATGGCATCGCAACTAAATCGCAATCGGGTATCAGTGGTGAATCTGTTAGTGATTGTGGCTACAGGTTTTCTTGTCGCGCTGTTATGGCAATTGCGGAGTTTGCTGGTGACAGTAATGATTGCAGTCGTGATCGCGGCGGCGATCGCACCTGTTATTGAAAAAGCAGAAAAACTCCGCATACCACGCTGGCTAGCAGTTATTAGCGTTTATCTGACGTTACTTGCGATTGTCATTGGTGCAGGATTAATTATTGGTCCTACTGTCGCTGAACAACTGCAAACTTTAGTCAGCTTAATTCCAGTTTATCTCGATAATCTCCGCACTTTAGCAGAAAATATCGCTTTAAGGCTGGGAACTGAACAACCCGAATTTATTGACCGATTCTTTGATACGCAAGCGTTAACAAGTTGGATTATTGGTTCAGGTCAACAACTTGTGGTACGTTCTTACGGCTTTACGCGCAGTGTCATCGATGGAGTGTTGAGCCTAATTCTAGCACTACTAATTTCTGGCTACATGGTTGCTGGGCGCGAAAATTTAATTAAAGGAATCGTTAGTTTATTTCCCCAACCCTGGGACAAACGTCTTGACGCACAAGTTATTCCAATTAGCCAACGAATGGGCGGTTATATTCAAGGTCGAGTTTTAGTTTCTGGAATTTTAGGAGTCGCAATTACTCTAGGTTTAGGAATTTTGGGTTTGTCAGAATTTGCTTTAGCTTTGGGCGTGATTGCTGGCTTTACTAACTTAATTCCTTTTATTGGACCTGTTTTAGGTGCAATTCCAGCTTTAATTGTGGCACTTTCTCAAGGTGGTTTAACATTTGTTTGGGTGCTACTTTTATTTGTCATTATTCAAAATCTAGAAACTTATGTACTCGATCCGCTACTTGTAGGTTCTTCGGTACAAGTTCACCCACTGTATCAACTTCTAGCAGTACTGGGTGGAACTCAAGTCTTAGGTATTATTGGTGCTGTCATTGTTCCTCCTTGGATAGCTGGGGCGTCAGTATTGCTAGAGAACCTTTACTTGCAACCAAAACGTTTAGCTGAGGAAAAAGAAGCAAGTAGCGAAAATGTGGTAAAGGTGCAATCAAGTACTTAA
- a CDS encoding GTP-binding protein, with the protein MQSTATSDHQAMDASKRGLPVTIITGFLGSGKTTLLNHILANQEGLKTAVLVNEFGEIGIDNELIIQTGDDMVELSNGCICCTINNDLVEAVYKVLERQDKLDYLVVETTGLADPLPVALTFLGTELRDLTRLDSIITMVDAANYSLDLFTSQAAHSQIAYGDVIILNKADLVEEAELERLEGKIREVKEGARILRTTRSQVPLPLILSVGLFESDKYFDAEDEYHHDHDHDHHHHDHDCEHDHHDHHSHHLENDGFTSISFQSDKPLSIRKFQYFLDNQLPETVFRAKGILWFDESPKRHIFHLCGKRFSIDDEEWNSGDRKNQLVLIGQNLDHETLRTQLENCVCLPSTSRGRGFGK; encoded by the coding sequence ATGCAATCTACAGCAACTTCAGATCATCAAGCAATGGATGCCTCAAAACGTGGCTTGCCGGTTACTATTATTACGGGTTTTCTAGGCAGTGGTAAGACAACTCTACTCAATCATATCCTGGCGAACCAGGAAGGCTTGAAAACTGCGGTCTTAGTCAATGAGTTTGGTGAAATTGGTATCGATAATGAGCTTATTATCCAAACGGGCGATGATATGGTGGAACTCAGCAACGGTTGCATTTGCTGCACCATCAATAATGACTTAGTAGAGGCAGTTTATAAAGTTCTCGAACGTCAAGACAAGCTCGATTATCTGGTAGTAGAAACAACCGGACTTGCCGATCCCTTACCTGTGGCGTTGACCTTTTTAGGCACTGAGTTACGTGACTTAACCCGCTTGGATTCCATTATTACAATGGTAGACGCGGCAAACTACAGCTTAGATTTATTCACTTCGCAAGCCGCCCACAGCCAAATTGCCTATGGTGATGTGATTATCCTGAATAAAGCTGATTTGGTGGAAGAAGCTGAGTTAGAGCGCTTAGAAGGTAAAATTCGGGAAGTGAAAGAAGGTGCGAGAATTCTGCGTACTACGCGATCGCAAGTTCCGCTACCATTGATTTTGAGTGTTGGTTTATTCGAGTCTGATAAGTATTTTGATGCTGAAGACGAGTATCATCACGATCATGACCACGATCATCACCATCACGATCATGATTGCGAACACGACCACCATGACCATCACTCGCACCACTTAGAAAACGACGGGTTTACTTCAATATCATTTCAAAGTGATAAGCCACTATCAATTCGCAAGTTTCAGTATTTCTTAGATAATCAATTACCTGAAACTGTATTCCGCGCCAAAGGTATTTTGTGGTTTGACGAAAGTCCCAAACGCCACATTTTCCACTTGTGTGGCAAGCGATTTAGCATTGATGATGAAGAATGGAATAGTGGCGATCGCAAAAACCAGTTAGTGTTAATTGGGCAAAATCTCGACCATGAAACTTTACGTACTCAGTTAGAGAACTGTGTTTGTCTTCCTTCTACATCGCGTGGTAGAGGCTTCGGTAAGTAG
- the dtd gene encoding D-aminoacyl-tRNA deacylase, with protein sequence MRVVIQRVKSSQVTVDGELVGKIGRGLNLLVGIADTDTEAELDWMVRKCLELRIFPDEDASGDRFSKSVQEIGGELLVISQFTLYGDCRKGRRPSFDRSASPSIAVDLYHLFVSKLRQSGLRVETGIFGAMMQVSIDNDGPVTLLLDRENI encoded by the coding sequence ATGCGTGTTGTGATTCAACGAGTTAAATCTTCTCAAGTTACCGTTGATGGTGAACTTGTTGGCAAAATTGGGCGAGGGCTGAATTTACTTGTGGGTATTGCTGATACTGATACAGAAGCTGAACTTGATTGGATGGTACGCAAGTGCTTAGAATTGCGCATTTTTCCTGACGAAGATGCTAGTGGCGATCGCTTTTCTAAATCTGTGCAGGAAATTGGTGGCGAATTATTGGTTATTAGCCAATTTACGCTTTATGGTGACTGTCGCAAAGGTCGTCGTCCTTCTTTTGATCGTTCTGCATCGCCCAGCATCGCAGTTGATTTGTATCACTTATTTGTGAGCAAACTTCGGCAAAGTGGTTTAAGAGTGGAAACTGGCATATTTGGTGCAATGATGCAAGTTTCGATTGACAATGATGGTCCAGTTACTCTTTTACTTGATAGAGAGAATATTTAG
- a CDS encoding PAP/fibrillin family protein, producing the protein MVGKTTLLEAIAGKNRGLLATEQDKQAILMAIAQLEERNPTPRPVEAGEFLDGDWRLLYTTSKGLLNIDQLPLFKLGQIYQSIRVATTSVYNIAEVYGIPFLEGMVAVAARFEPLSERRVQVKFERSILGLQRLVGYNKSPKDFIGQIEAGKKFAAVDFRLDNREQQGWLDITYLDRDLRIGRGNEGSVYVLSKV; encoded by the coding sequence ATGGTAGGAAAAACAACACTGTTAGAAGCGATCGCAGGCAAAAATCGCGGACTACTGGCAACTGAGCAAGACAAGCAAGCTATTTTAATGGCGATCGCTCAGCTAGAAGAGCGCAACCCGACTCCTCGCCCTGTTGAAGCGGGAGAATTCCTCGATGGTGACTGGCGACTGCTTTACACCACGAGTAAAGGTTTATTAAATATTGACCAATTGCCATTATTCAAGCTCGGTCAAATTTATCAATCTATCCGTGTTGCGACAACCAGTGTCTACAACATCGCAGAAGTTTATGGCATACCTTTTTTAGAAGGAATGGTGGCAGTTGCTGCGCGGTTTGAGCCACTTTCTGAACGTCGAGTCCAAGTAAAATTTGAGCGTTCAATCTTGGGTTTACAGCGTTTGGTAGGATACAACAAGTCTCCCAAGGACTTTATTGGGCAGATTGAAGCGGGTAAAAAGTTTGCAGCAGTTGATTTTCGTTTAGATAACCGCGAACAACAAGGATGGCTAGATATTACTTATCTCGATCGTGATTTACGCATCGGGCGTGGTAACGAAGGCAGCGTTTATGTTTTAAGTAAAGTTTAG
- the psb28 gene encoding photosystem II reaction center protein Psb28 translates to MAQIQFFRGVDEEVIPDVRLTRSRDGSNGTATFYFQNPQALSSEATEEITGMYMIDEEGTLTTREVKGKFVNGKPEALEVFYLMKSADEWDRFLRFMQRYAETHGLEFSKS, encoded by the coding sequence ATGGCTCAAATTCAGTTTTTTAGAGGCGTTGATGAAGAAGTTATTCCAGATGTACGTCTGACGCGATCGCGCGATGGTAGTAACGGTACAGCCACTTTTTACTTTCAAAATCCTCAGGCTTTGAGTAGCGAAGCGACAGAAGAAATTACTGGAATGTACATGATTGATGAAGAGGGGACGCTGACAACTCGTGAAGTGAAGGGTAAATTCGTTAATGGTAAGCCAGAAGCATTAGAAGTGTTTTACCTCATGAAATCTGCTGATGAATGGGATCGCTTCCTGCGCTTTATGCAGCGCTATGCAGAAACTCATGGCTTAGAATTCAGCAAGTCATAA